In a single window of the Natronosalvus caseinilyticus genome:
- a CDS encoding transposase, with the protein MTATATKTLESTLAPPTTGKEQRLRRTVATYRRALSDAFESGADTQTAVNDVVTPYTLTSYAKDALKNYVPKLRRTYNTSDLKDDHPIRFTNRGFRIDHSVNRTHEFCWRVPQAGRGNAFWIPLRINPEQESLWFGLIDGDVTVGEFRLQEHRTNWVLHVTVEYEIAEPETPDDPTYIGFDLGESKLLTGCALQRDTPTRPLIIDGKRARALRKEMFTTLKRLQERDADWRVDERFDHYQNALTDIVEKASREAVEYAESFDDPVIVMEDLSYIRENLDYGKYMNRRLHAWAFARLTDRIGDKALEAGIPVEIVNPRYTSQTCHACGHIGRRGSQAEFKCTNVECHVSTFQADINAAANIAGRVDPWGESVPWKPERDDSPRNGSRCDTATGHRTPSRQPRQTTLAAFES; encoded by the coding sequence GTGACGGCGACCGCCACCAAAACGCTCGAATCTACCCTTGCTCCGCCCACTACGGGCAAAGAACAACGGCTTCGGCGAACCGTGGCGACCTACCGACGCGCCCTCTCGGACGCCTTTGAGAGTGGCGCAGACACGCAAACAGCAGTCAACGATGTCGTCACGCCGTACACGCTCACGTCCTACGCCAAGGACGCGCTCAAGAACTACGTCCCGAAGCTTCGACGGACGTACAACACGTCGGATCTCAAGGACGACCACCCGATTCGATTCACTAACCGGGGCTTTCGAATCGACCACTCCGTCAACAGAACGCACGAATTCTGTTGGCGCGTTCCACAGGCCGGGCGTGGGAACGCCTTCTGGATTCCGCTCCGGATCAACCCCGAACAGGAATCGCTTTGGTTCGGCCTGATCGACGGCGACGTGACGGTTGGTGAGTTCCGACTTCAAGAGCACCGAACGAACTGGGTGCTTCACGTCACCGTCGAATACGAGATCGCCGAACCGGAGACGCCGGACGACCCGACCTACATCGGGTTCGACCTCGGTGAATCGAAGTTGCTGACGGGCTGTGCCCTTCAGCGCGACACTCCGACCCGGCCGTTGATCATTGACGGTAAGCGAGCGCGGGCACTCCGCAAGGAGATGTTCACGACTCTGAAACGACTTCAGGAACGTGACGCTGACTGGCGGGTGGACGAACGTTTCGACCACTACCAGAACGCCCTCACCGACATCGTTGAGAAGGCGTCCCGAGAAGCCGTCGAGTACGCCGAGTCCTTCGACGACCCCGTGATCGTTATGGAGGACTTGTCGTACATCCGTGAGAACTTGGATTACGGGAAGTACATGAACCGACGACTTCACGCGTGGGCGTTCGCTCGACTCACCGACCGGATCGGGGACAAGGCTCTCGAAGCCGGTATTCCGGTCGAGATCGTGAACCCGCGCTACACGTCCCAGACGTGCCACGCTTGCGGACATATCGGTCGTCGTGGATCGCAAGCCGAGTTCAAGTGTACGAACGTAGAGTGTCACGTTTCGACGTTTCAGGCGGATATCAATGCGGCTGCGAATATCGCCGGTCGCGTAGATCCGTGGGGAGAGAGCGTTCCTTGGAAACCGGAACGCGATGACTCGCCACGGAATGGGAGCCGTTGTGACACGGCCACAGGACACCGCACGCCGAGTCGGCAACCCCGACAGACGACGCTTGCGGCCTTCGAGTCCTGA
- a CDS encoding DUF7342 family protein, whose product MTEETPDGATGLRDRQTTGEDRVQMVTRQLSEPKTVNWIASEAEWSHEPTKRVLRRLVNDGVLRQDDSGTHTTYYPDYRQQAMQEAMRLRDGGRTVEELTDRLAEMKEQIRDWEEEFEVESPNQLRATLADESLDPDEEGRRRDIAREWTHLQRRIQIVGFAIREWDFLAPNAEHADARS is encoded by the coding sequence ATGACCGAGGAAACGCCGGATGGTGCTACCGGGCTCAGAGATCGCCAGACGACCGGAGAAGACCGCGTACAGATGGTTACTCGCCAGCTGTCAGAACCAAAAACAGTAAATTGGATTGCTTCAGAGGCAGAGTGGTCACACGAACCGACCAAGCGTGTCCTGAGGAGACTCGTCAACGACGGTGTCCTTCGTCAAGATGATAGCGGGACGCACACGACGTACTATCCGGACTACCGCCAGCAAGCGATGCAGGAAGCAATGCGACTTCGTGATGGTGGTCGAACAGTTGAGGAGTTAACCGATCGACTCGCCGAAATGAAAGAACAGATTCGCGACTGGGAGGAGGAGTTCGAAGTTGAGTCACCGAACCAGCTTCGAGCAACCCTCGCTGATGAGAGTCTTGATCCTGATGAAGAGGGTCGTCGACGCGATATTGCACGCGAGTGGACACATCTCCAACGACGTATCCAGATCGTTGGATTCGCAATCCGCGAATGGGATTTCCTGGCTCCGAACGCAGAACATGCTGATGCCAGGAGTTGA
- a CDS encoding ATP-binding protein: protein MTFYDRGSELEALEAAAVSPDYEFYVVYGRRRVGKTELLKTFCTDHPHIYFLAAQESEQRQREKFIEQVAEYFNDRIPRIDGWDDAFEYLGEAIADEQVVIVIDEFPYLIEENDSLPSYVQSFVDEQLQDTDSMLVLCGSSVSTMESEVLGHKSPLYGRRTGQIDLQPFSFKQAQEAITYDFEEAIQSYAVTGGTPMYLTRFDYERPLAENIRTHILSPTGILYNEPEFLLRTELRNPSRYMSILESVALGHTTPNEISGATGIDVGPLSKYLQTLRRLRLIDREVPITESRKKSKRSRYHIADEFLRFWFRYVEPNRSSIEEAPDVVFEGTIQPDLPTHVAPTFKDICQEAIWEAIRSGELEPYSKVGRWWYGEHEIDIVGLAPKDDRILFAECKWTNEPVGYSLIDDLRTKAENIRWGPGTRDEQFMLFSKSGFVDGLEKEVEDNERWSFFDLTDLKTAIS, encoded by the coding sequence ATGACCTTCTACGATCGCGGCAGTGAACTCGAAGCCCTCGAGGCTGCAGCCGTATCACCGGATTACGAGTTCTACGTGGTGTATGGACGGCGTCGCGTCGGGAAGACCGAATTACTCAAAACGTTTTGTACCGACCACCCGCATATCTACTTCCTCGCTGCTCAGGAGTCAGAACAGCGCCAGCGTGAGAAGTTCATCGAACAAGTTGCCGAGTACTTCAACGATCGCATCCCGCGAATCGATGGATGGGACGATGCGTTTGAGTATCTCGGAGAGGCGATCGCTGACGAACAGGTAGTGATCGTTATCGATGAATTTCCGTACCTGATCGAAGAGAACGATTCTCTCCCGTCGTATGTGCAGTCGTTCGTCGACGAACAACTCCAAGATACAGATTCGATGCTCGTTCTCTGTGGCTCGAGCGTGAGCACGATGGAGTCAGAAGTGCTCGGCCACAAGAGCCCCCTGTACGGTCGCCGTACGGGTCAGATTGATCTACAGCCGTTCTCGTTCAAACAAGCTCAGGAGGCGATTACATACGATTTCGAGGAGGCAATTCAATCGTACGCAGTTACCGGTGGGACGCCAATGTATCTCACTCGCTTCGACTACGAACGCCCACTCGCCGAAAATATTCGAACACACATCCTGTCGCCAACGGGAATTCTCTACAACGAACCGGAGTTTCTCCTGCGTACTGAACTGCGAAATCCTTCGCGGTACATGAGTATCCTCGAATCGGTTGCGCTGGGTCACACGACACCAAACGAAATTTCGGGAGCGACCGGTATTGACGTTGGACCACTGTCGAAGTATCTGCAGACACTCCGCCGACTTCGTCTCATCGATCGGGAGGTGCCCATCACCGAATCTAGAAAGAAGTCGAAGCGATCGCGCTATCACATTGCTGATGAATTTCTGCGCTTCTGGTTTCGATATGTCGAGCCGAACCGCTCGAGTATCGAGGAAGCACCTGATGTCGTCTTCGAAGGTACTATCCAGCCAGATCTACCAACCCACGTCGCACCGACGTTTAAAGATATCTGTCAGGAAGCCATCTGGGAGGCGATTCGTAGTGGTGAACTCGAGCCTTACTCCAAGGTTGGCCGCTGGTGGTATGGCGAACACGAAATCGATATCGTAGGACTGGCACCGAAGGACGATCGGATTCTGTTCGCTGAGTGTAAGTGGACGAACGAACCGGTCGGGTATTCGCTCATTGATGACCTCCGGACGAAAGCTGAAAATATCAGATGGGGGCCAGGAACCCGCGACGAACAGTTTATGCTCTTCTCGAAATCTGGGTTTGTCGACGGACTCGAGAAGGAGGTAGAGGACAATGAGAGGTGGTCGTTCTTCGACCTAACTGACCTCAAGACAGCGATTTCCTAA
- a CDS encoding SWIM zinc finger family protein yields MEKHPLTQLEFTRRTAKRAQYEAFEYTLILEGVLVRNASHETPADHEYIVTIENGVPTHCECPADEHYEGACKHRVSIAIRRPLILAVTDKQLVADGGIPAESQEPEQAHESENDESTECVCAELSSLPCWECVRTGRKSLEETE; encoded by the coding sequence ATGGAGAAACATCCACTCACGCAACTCGAGTTTACTCGACGAACGGCCAAACGCGCCCAATACGAGGCGTTTGAATACACACTCATCCTGGAAGGCGTCCTCGTCAGGAATGCTAGTCACGAAACCCCAGCTGATCACGAATACATCGTGACGATCGAAAACGGGGTTCCAACACACTGTGAGTGCCCGGCAGATGAGCACTACGAAGGTGCGTGTAAACACCGAGTGTCGATCGCGATCCGACGACCGCTCATCCTGGCAGTAACAGACAAACAGCTCGTTGCTGATGGTGGTATCCCCGCCGAAAGCCAGGAGCCAGAGCAAGCACACGAGAGCGAAAACGACGAGTCAACAGAGTGTGTCTGTGCTGAGCTCAGCTCACTACCCTGCTGGGAGTGTGTTCGAACTGGTCGAAAGTCACTGGAGGAGACGGAGTGA
- a CDS encoding VirB4 family type IV secretion system protein — protein MSDGSIRFALIGYVAQTLPDPATQEGLVLYLGLTVVGTLLVRSGWDRWHTEEVNEVELGDLLEQATIEAAQDERTVLDEVAHRHQNLIAPEAIEWGTRTARVGEQWTSTLYVADYPDYPKDGYLNELFELTDVEFDLTIHLTPKNQVQARDELQRAADDLQADADLERNVRGAYLQERAAEAISTYKSVESGSRVFSQGMFITIRAQTRDELRESVRTVRSRLREDPAGLSPKTAICKQDLALRAAAPVGPNPFGREATALGGAVGALFASIHSATILEDGGVEFGAHWKNQSPVVIDPFARENGYAMFTIGDPGSGKSFGSKQNFIRSIEQSEDRIGIILEPLNNWAGVADALGGERITIGGEMGLNPLEIKPTPERVQRAMGEDASPYREKLDSVMSFLSNYFALRGISLDDRRTTLETALERAYTRNGITDDIATHHNESPTMRNVLDILEEMVENPSEYVVRTAAEAGKIESDATWLIDQLRPFSQEGRYENLGRKTEFDIRDEKVIYLDLAQQEGSLGGSTSLIMQLLISLVYERAKETEKEVVFVIDEARYIMQDAASLEYLEVVFRHHRHHNLSIRLVTQTVDEFFQHPESEAIIDQCAIKQFHHLDGMDRAWAEEFGLNTAQMRFVQEAVPGNERTGYSEALVGVDGEWRGIEVRAMENEATVIDFDPKTHSRRDLPSKDEPDVGFGADRTTGDGQRDKAISD, from the coding sequence ATGAGCGACGGATCGATCCGATTCGCTCTCATCGGATACGTAGCACAGACACTGCCCGACCCCGCAACACAGGAAGGACTCGTCCTGTATCTGGGGCTCACCGTTGTGGGTACACTTCTGGTAAGGAGTGGCTGGGATCGGTGGCACACAGAGGAAGTCAACGAGGTCGAACTGGGCGACCTTCTCGAGCAGGCAACGATCGAAGCGGCCCAGGATGAGCGTACGGTTCTCGACGAGGTAGCTCACCGGCACCAAAACCTCATCGCTCCCGAGGCAATTGAATGGGGGACACGGACGGCACGAGTCGGTGAGCAATGGACATCAACGCTCTACGTTGCAGACTATCCGGATTATCCCAAAGACGGCTATCTGAACGAACTCTTCGAACTGACCGACGTCGAATTCGATCTCACGATACACCTCACACCCAAAAATCAGGTGCAAGCTCGAGACGAATTACAGCGAGCCGCAGACGATTTGCAAGCAGATGCCGACCTCGAACGAAACGTCCGTGGTGCGTACTTACAGGAACGAGCAGCCGAAGCCATATCGACGTACAAGAGCGTCGAGAGCGGAAGCCGTGTCTTCAGCCAGGGTATGTTCATCACGATCCGCGCCCAAACGCGTGATGAACTTCGAGAAAGTGTTCGAACCGTTCGGAGCCGACTCCGTGAAGATCCGGCCGGACTCTCGCCGAAGACGGCCATCTGCAAGCAGGACCTAGCACTACGGGCGGCCGCCCCAGTCGGACCGAATCCCTTCGGTCGTGAAGCAACGGCATTAGGCGGAGCCGTAGGAGCTCTCTTCGCGTCGATACATTCGGCCACGATCCTCGAAGACGGCGGCGTCGAATTCGGCGCTCACTGGAAGAATCAAAGTCCGGTCGTGATCGACCCGTTCGCCCGTGAAAATGGCTATGCCATGTTTACAATCGGCGATCCTGGCTCCGGGAAATCGTTTGGCTCGAAACAGAACTTCATCCGCTCGATCGAGCAGAGCGAGGATCGCATCGGCATCATCCTCGAGCCGTTGAATAACTGGGCTGGCGTCGCCGACGCCCTCGGTGGCGAACGAATCACGATCGGCGGAGAGATGGGACTCAATCCACTCGAGATCAAGCCAACGCCGGAACGCGTCCAGCGGGCGATGGGCGAAGACGCCAGTCCGTATCGCGAAAAGCTCGATAGCGTGATGAGCTTTCTCTCGAATTACTTCGCTCTTCGCGGGATCAGCCTCGACGACCGACGGACAACACTCGAGACAGCGCTTGAACGAGCGTACACTCGAAACGGTATCACCGACGACATTGCGACCCACCACAACGAGAGTCCAACGATGCGTAACGTGCTCGATATCCTCGAGGAGATGGTCGAGAATCCATCGGAGTATGTCGTTCGGACGGCTGCAGAAGCAGGCAAGATCGAGTCCGATGCGACGTGGCTCATCGATCAATTGCGACCATTTTCCCAGGAGGGCCGGTATGAGAATCTGGGTCGCAAGACGGAGTTCGATATTCGTGATGAGAAGGTGATCTACCTCGACCTCGCCCAACAGGAGGGCAGTCTCGGTGGCAGTACGAGCCTCATCATGCAGTTACTGATCTCGCTCGTATACGAGCGCGCCAAAGAGACCGAGAAAGAGGTCGTCTTCGTCATCGACGAAGCGCGATACATCATGCAGGATGCGGCGAGTCTCGAGTATCTCGAGGTGGTCTTTCGCCACCATCGCCACCACAATCTGTCTATTCGACTCGTCACCCAGACCGTCGACGAGTTCTTCCAGCATCCCGAGTCGGAGGCGATCATCGACCAGTGTGCGATCAAGCAATTCCACCATCTCGACGGCATGGACCGTGCGTGGGCAGAGGAATTCGGCCTCAATACAGCACAGATGCGCTTCGTTCAGGAAGCCGTCCCAGGGAATGAGCGAACGGGTTACTCCGAGGCACTCGTCGGCGTCGACGGAGAGTGGCGTGGCATCGAAGTCCGAGCGATGGAGAACGAGGCGACTGTGATCGATTTCGACCCGAAGACACACTCTCGACGCGACCTTCCAAGCAAAGACGAACCCGACGTGGGGTTTGGTGCTGACCGCACCACGGGTGACGGTCAGCGAGACAAGGCCATCTCCGACTGA
- a CDS encoding RNA-guided endonuclease InsQ/TnpB family protein, whose protein sequence is MEYSPRFRLFPSTTQRESLEWTRNIVRQVYNNALHEFNKIPQDEGTLRQRVWQVRDKLPQHKQQWTELKQVYSTVLQKAVERIRTNINNLGKLKAKGYSVGSLNWKKPREFRSFTYRQSGFELDKKSGPRDRAILRLKKVRGETLDVPIRLHRDLPEHDSIKEVTVKKEPTGAWYTSFCISTEEPKKPEPEDTDAVDTVGLDLGVLTFIHDSSGRSLSRLDLTDERERLEREQRSLSRKQYESNNWEKQRRRVAEVHARMSNKKRDYKHKLAHFYATEYDAVFVENLNVKSMLEGDGNARNKAEVGWSDFRRILEHHCDKHGTHYVEVPAQGTTKECARCGVETEKPLWIREHSCPSCGFELDRDWNAALNVKSRSLSKLGVVHSEATPVETATAVDSVSVSASLVVEAGSLCLKERAAKPRVSRQG, encoded by the coding sequence ATGGAGTACAGTCCACGATTCCGACTCTTCCCTTCGACCACACAGCGGGAGAGCCTTGAGTGGACTCGCAACATTGTGCGACAAGTTTACAACAACGCGCTCCACGAATTCAACAAGATACCACAAGACGAGGGGACGCTCCGACAGCGCGTCTGGCAAGTCCGAGACAAACTGCCACAACACAAACAACAGTGGACCGAACTCAAACAGGTCTACTCTACCGTATTACAGAAAGCTGTCGAACGCATCCGAACCAACATCAACAACCTTGGCAAACTGAAAGCCAAGGGATACAGTGTTGGCTCGTTGAACTGGAAGAAACCGCGTGAATTTCGGAGTTTCACGTATCGGCAATCGGGCTTCGAACTCGACAAGAAGAGTGGCCCGAGAGACCGAGCAATTCTCCGACTCAAAAAAGTCCGCGGCGAAACGCTCGACGTTCCAATCCGTCTTCACCGAGACCTCCCAGAGCACGACTCGATTAAGGAGGTCACAGTGAAGAAAGAACCGACGGGAGCGTGGTACACGTCGTTCTGCATAAGCACCGAGGAACCAAAGAAACCCGAGCCAGAAGACACCGACGCAGTGGACACGGTTGGACTCGACCTCGGCGTGCTCACCTTCATCCACGACTCGAGCGGACGCTCTCTCTCCCGTCTCGACTTGACCGACGAGCGCGAGCGCCTCGAACGCGAGCAGCGCTCGCTCTCTCGCAAACAGTACGAGTCAAACAACTGGGAGAAACAACGGCGTCGGGTCGCTGAGGTTCACGCCCGCATGTCGAACAAGAAGCGCGATTACAAGCATAAACTCGCGCATTTCTACGCGACGGAGTACGACGCCGTGTTCGTCGAGAACTTGAACGTGAAGTCGATGCTGGAAGGTGATGGGAACGCTCGGAACAAGGCAGAAGTGGGCTGGAGTGATTTCCGCCGGATTCTCGAACATCACTGTGACAAGCACGGCACGCACTACGTGGAAGTGCCTGCTCAGGGCACGACGAAAGAGTGTGCCAGGTGTGGCGTCGAAACCGAGAAGCCGTTGTGGATTCGAGAACACTCGTGCCCGTCGTGTGGGTTTGAGTTAGATAGGGATTGGAACGCGGCATTGAACGTGAAATCGCGTAGCCTGTCGAAACTAGGGGTGGTTCACTCCGAAGCAACGCCTGTGGAGACTGCGACCGCTGTGGACTCGGTTTCCGTGTCTGCAAGTCTCGTCGTCGAAGCAGGAAGCCTCTGCCTCAAGGAACGAGCGGCGAAGCCGCGAGTGAGTAGGCAGGGGTAG
- a CDS encoding ABC transporter permease, whose product MSSEAETGLLGRLKATIPSISSGFHWHVLTRIKQIVLPLVVISVVWHVGALLINDPAQLPSPVATVMQTYEILTTPDFRELTVFDHLQLTLRRALLSSTVAIVLAVVGGVLMSTNAVVEDAVSSWLPFWMTTPTVVIILLAMVWFNFSETAVYFAVIVASTPFGTVNMWEGAKDVDVKLLTMANAYDASTASVWRHIYLPHLLPYLFGSYRYILGMVWKIVVLAEVFGLSVGIGAMFRYYFQQGELIMVLAYLIPFIVVVLTIEYGVLKPLETRLFRWRG is encoded by the coding sequence ATGTCGTCAGAAGCCGAAACGGGACTGCTCGGTCGGCTAAAGGCGACAATTCCATCCATCTCGAGTGGCTTCCATTGGCACGTCCTTACTCGTATAAAGCAAATCGTGCTCCCGCTCGTAGTTATTAGCGTTGTTTGGCATGTCGGGGCACTTCTGATAAACGACCCGGCGCAACTCCCGAGTCCTGTGGCCACCGTGATGCAAACGTACGAAATACTCACGACCCCCGACTTCCGTGAGTTGACCGTGTTCGATCACCTCCAGTTAACGCTCCGGCGTGCACTCCTTTCAAGTACGGTCGCTATCGTCCTCGCTGTTGTTGGCGGGGTCTTGATGTCTACGAACGCGGTCGTGGAAGACGCCGTGAGCAGCTGGTTGCCGTTCTGGATGACCACGCCGACTGTCGTGATCATCCTCCTCGCGATGGTATGGTTCAACTTTAGCGAGACGGCGGTTTACTTTGCGGTCATCGTTGCTTCCACCCCCTTCGGGACGGTGAATATGTGGGAAGGAGCGAAGGACGTCGACGTAAAACTGTTGACGATGGCAAACGCATATGATGCAAGTACTGCGAGCGTGTGGCGTCACATCTATCTTCCCCACCTCCTCCCGTATCTCTTTGGCAGCTACCGCTACATCCTCGGAATGGTGTGGAAAATCGTTGTACTGGCGGAGGTATTCGGACTGTCTGTTGGTATCGGCGCGATGTTTCGGTACTACTTTCAGCAGGGAGAGCTCATCATGGTGCTGGCGTACCTCATCCCCTTCATTGTCGTCGTCCTGACGATCGAATATGGCGTGTTGAAGCCACTAGAAACGCGCCTGTTCAGGTGGCGAGGCTAG
- a CDS encoding MBL fold metallo-hydrolase: MEISDHVYVFPVETTYFGNERTFYLTGVETRRGLILFDVGGPDDEDVLEEALAQDGFTFDDVDKIVLTHQDYDHLGCLAPVATRTDAEILAHEYAAPYVSGEVKMLKRPKEPYPGVPVDIELTDGMRFHTQAGPVKALFTPGHAPGHLVFYVEERGLLIAGDLLYNEGGFSGPNRAMTPDLEEARNSIGRLIDLDVEMVLCHHGGPADVTEADILRVYHNFGTDI, translated from the coding sequence ATGGAGATCAGTGACCACGTCTACGTATTCCCGGTAGAGACGACATACTTCGGTAACGAACGAACGTTCTATCTCACTGGGGTGGAGACACGTCGCGGCTTGATCCTGTTCGACGTTGGAGGCCCAGACGATGAAGACGTACTCGAGGAGGCACTCGCCCAGGACGGGTTCACATTCGACGACGTCGACAAAATCGTCCTGACTCATCAGGACTACGATCACCTCGGGTGTCTCGCCCCGGTCGCCACACGGACGGACGCCGAGATACTTGCCCACGAATACGCCGCCCCGTACGTGAGCGGCGAGGTAAAGATGCTGAAACGACCCAAGGAACCGTATCCCGGCGTCCCCGTCGATATAGAACTCACTGATGGAATGCGCTTTCATACTCAAGCCGGGCCGGTGAAAGCCCTCTTCACACCCGGACACGCACCCGGACACCTCGTCTTCTATGTTGAAGAACGTGGCCTCCTCATCGCGGGCGATCTTCTGTACAATGAGGGTGGGTTCTCAGGACCGAATCGCGCCATGACACCCGACCTCGAGGAAGCCCGTAACTCAATCGGCCGTCTCATTGATCTCGATGTAGAGATGGTTCTCTGTCACCACGGTGGTCCTGCAGACGTCACTGAAGCGGACATCCTACGCGTTTACCACAACTTCGGCACCGACATATAA
- a CDS encoding ABC transporter permease, whose product MANIQPSLVRIGIGFGLSMIIGVIIGTSMGIYPVFEDYLTAPVMAIMTFPAVVWAFLGVLWFGITDYVVSVFVITLAVAPYVTVNVWKGAESVDHDLVEMAATFDASRINQWRHIHIPHLQPFIFSSARLAFALSWKISLIAEVFGATSGVGYVVDYYFQTLRADMIIAWALPVMVVMFAIERLFKRLEDRSFEWRPELEESAGQRR is encoded by the coding sequence ATGGCGAATATTCAGCCCTCACTCGTCCGAATCGGCATCGGTTTCGGACTGTCCATGATTATTGGCGTGATCATCGGTACGAGCATGGGTATCTATCCGGTATTCGAGGACTATCTCACGGCGCCGGTTATGGCGATAATGACGTTTCCGGCCGTTGTGTGGGCCTTTCTCGGGGTTCTCTGGTTCGGAATTACCGACTACGTGGTGTCGGTGTTCGTGATAACACTCGCCGTTGCCCCTTACGTTACCGTAAACGTCTGGAAGGGGGCTGAATCCGTCGACCACGATCTCGTGGAGATGGCAGCTACATTTGACGCATCTCGCATAAATCAATGGAGACACATACATATCCCACACCTGCAGCCGTTTATTTTCTCCTCGGCGCGTCTAGCCTTCGCGCTGTCCTGGAAAATCTCGCTGATCGCGGAAGTATTTGGCGCGACGTCGGGTGTTGGGTACGTTGTCGATTACTACTTCCAGACGCTCCGTGCAGACATGATCATTGCCTGGGCGTTGCCGGTCATGGTCGTGATGTTCGCGATAGAGCGGCTATTCAAGAGACTGGAAGATCGATCGTTCGAATGGCGTCCGGAACTCGAGGAGAGCGCTGGACAGAGGCGATAA
- a CDS encoding ABC transporter ATP-binding protein, translating to MDLKIRNLTKTFEESSGNEFVVLNSISCTVDEGSFTSIMGPSGCGKSTLLNILAGLHTYDEGEIEWQGEIVDPSDLPIAYVFQEPRLLNWRTVEDNIKFALNAQGVPKEEHDERIDDVLTTVGLADEKKSYPLRLSGGMRQRVGIARALAVDPEILLMDEPFSDLDELTARNLRDDLIELWQQTGKTIVFVTHDISEAIYLSDEIVFLDTQGLIFNEISLDYERPRNPNDSSLLALESDLMDTFFDRMEAIDAGESEPPTAEPGEQPAQFQDQSGGA from the coding sequence ATGGATCTGAAAATACGCAACCTGACGAAGACGTTCGAAGAGTCAAGCGGGAACGAATTTGTCGTCCTCAACAGTATTAGCTGTACAGTGGACGAAGGCTCCTTTACGAGCATTATGGGGCCCTCGGGATGTGGAAAATCAACACTGCTGAATATTCTCGCAGGCCTTCATACGTACGATGAAGGTGAGATAGAATGGCAGGGTGAAATCGTCGATCCAAGCGATCTTCCTATCGCATACGTGTTCCAGGAGCCTCGACTCTTGAATTGGCGGACTGTCGAGGACAACATCAAATTCGCGCTAAACGCACAGGGGGTCCCTAAAGAAGAACACGATGAACGTATCGACGACGTACTCACAACGGTGGGACTCGCTGATGAGAAGAAATCCTATCCACTCCGATTATCCGGTGGGATGCGCCAGCGTGTCGGTATTGCACGTGCGCTTGCAGTCGACCCAGAGATTCTCCTTATGGACGAACCGTTCAGCGATCTCGACGAACTCACTGCACGGAACCTTCGTGACGATCTGATCGAGTTGTGGCAGCAGACGGGAAAGACAATCGTATTCGTCACGCACGACATCAGTGAGGCCATCTATTTATCGGATGAGATCGTGTTCCTGGACACGCAAGGGCTCATATTCAACGAAATCAGCCTTGATTACGAGAGACCCCGGAATCCGAATGACTCGTCGTTACTCGCTCTCGAATCTGACCTCATGGATACGTTCTTCGACAGGATGGAAGCGATTGACGCTGGTGAATCGGAGCCTCCCACTGCAGAGCCCGGAGAACAACCTGCGCAATTCCAGGATCAATCCGGTGGTGCCTGA